The DNA segment AAACCATGGTGCTAGTAAAGTAGAAATTAAACCACAGGTAGATAAATATACTATTAATGGTAAAGATATCATTATCCTTGCCGAAGGTAGATTAGTAAATCTTGGTTGTGCTACAGGACACCCAAGTTTTGTAATGAGTAACTCGTTTACTAACCAGACATTGGCACAAATAGAGCTTTGGAAAAATAGTGAAAACTATAAAAACGAAGTATATATGTTACCAAAACACCTTGATGAAAAAGTGGCAGCATTACACCTTGCAAAACTAGGCGTAGAGCTAGAAACACTTAGAGAAGATCAAGCCGCTTATATCGGTGTACCTGTTGAAGGACCATTTAAACCTGAGTATTACAGATACTAATTCTTATTTTTAGGATTTATTAGATAAAAAAGCCTTCTGCATTGCAGAAGGCTTTTTGGTTATATTTTTCTAGATACAAACTTCCATTCTAATTCAGCAACTTAACTACGCGTCCAGCAATCCAATACATGGTCGTTTACCATACCCGTAGCTTGCATATGGGCATAAATTACGGTAGAACCTACAAATTTAAACCCGCGCTTTTTCATATCCTTACTAATGCTGTCAGATAGCGGAGTAGTGGCAGGAACGTGTTTAAGTGTTTCAAATTTATTGTCGATAGGTTTCCCGTCCGTGAAATTCCAAAAATATTTTGAGAAACTACCAAACTCATCCTGTACTTTTATAAACGCTTGTGCATTGCTTACGGCTGCGTGTACTTTTAGTTTATTACGAATGATGCCCGCATCTTGCAAAAGTTCATCTATTTTATCTTGCTCATATTTTGCAATCTTC comes from the Flavobacterium arcticum genome and includes:
- a CDS encoding DNA-3-methyladenine glycosylase I, with amino-acid sequence MNKKRCGWCEGNALYEKYHDEEWGKPVHDDTILFEFLLLETFQAGLSWITILRKRENFRNAFDDFDYKKIAKYEQDKIDELLQDAGIIRNKLKVHAAVSNAQAFIKVQDEFGSFSKYFWNFTDGKPIDNKFETLKHVPATTPLSDSISKDMKKRGFKFVGSTVIYAHMQATGMVNDHVLDCWTRS